One genomic region from Thermoleptolyngbya sichuanensis A183 encodes:
- a CDS encoding histidine phosphatase family protein, whose amino-acid sequence MRHGISTYNTLRRIQGHFDESTLTDEGREAARLTGLALRGLPFAAIYASPLQRARETAEILTAQLENPPALQLRDDLKEINMVEWEGLPFDEVKERFPESYCHWQQEPEKLKMRLTTPEGEQEFFPVVDLYRQAEQFWRDTLPQHAGETILLVAHSGINRALIGTAVGLGPADYHALNQANCAISVLNFAGGFGKPVQLESVNLVDHLGKPLPDVRGNHRGPRMLLVRHGETDWNREKRFQGQIDVPLNENGRIQGEKAAFFLKDIPIDRAITSPMLRPKETAELILQFHPDVSLETDDRLKEISHGLWEGKLEEEIQEVYADELAAWKVTPETVQMPAGENLQQVWERAIAAWNEIVASSTGDSQSDPYENRPLTVLVVAHDAVNKAILSGLMGWGPEKFWVFKQGNGAVTVIDYPRGPENRPMLQSLNITTHLGSGVLDKTAAGAL is encoded by the coding sequence GTGCGCCACGGCATCAGCACCTACAACACCCTGCGCCGCATCCAGGGGCATTTTGACGAGTCTACGCTGACGGACGAAGGGCGGGAGGCGGCCCGGCTGACGGGGCTGGCATTGCGCGGGCTGCCCTTTGCCGCGATCTACGCCAGTCCGCTCCAGCGGGCGCGGGAAACAGCCGAAATTCTCACTGCCCAGCTTGAGAACCCACCAGCCCTGCAACTGCGGGACGACCTCAAGGAAATCAACATGGTGGAGTGGGAAGGGCTGCCCTTTGACGAGGTGAAGGAGCGGTTTCCAGAGTCCTATTGCCACTGGCAACAGGAACCAGAAAAGCTGAAGATGCGACTGACGACCCCAGAAGGGGAGCAGGAATTTTTCCCGGTGGTGGATTTGTACCGTCAGGCAGAGCAGTTTTGGCGCGACACGCTGCCGCAGCACGCGGGGGAGACAATTTTGCTGGTCGCCCATAGCGGCATCAACCGGGCGCTAATTGGCACGGCTGTCGGGCTGGGGCCGGCGGACTATCACGCGCTGAATCAAGCCAACTGCGCCATCAGCGTGCTGAACTTTGCAGGCGGTTTTGGCAAACCCGTGCAGTTGGAATCGGTGAATCTAGTGGATCACCTGGGCAAGCCCCTGCCGGACGTGCGCGGCAACCATCGCGGCCCGCGAATGCTGCTGGTGCGCCACGGCGAGACAGATTGGAACCGCGAAAAGCGCTTTCAGGGTCAAATTGACGTGCCGCTGAATGAAAATGGGCGCATCCAGGGCGAAAAAGCTGCTTTCTTTTTGAAAGATATCCCCATCGATCGCGCCATCACTAGCCCCATGCTGCGCCCCAAGGAAACAGCGGAACTGATTCTGCAATTTCATCCCGATGTTTCCTTGGAGACAGACGATCGCCTCAAGGAAATCAGCCACGGACTGTGGGAAGGCAAGCTGGAGGAGGAAATTCAAGAGGTCTATGCCGATGAACTGGCCGCCTGGAAGGTGACCCCGGAAACGGTGCAGATGCCCGCCGGAGAGAACTTGCAGCAGGTGTGGGAGCGGGCGATCGCCGCCTGGAACGAGATCGTGGCCAGTTCAACGGGCGATTCGCAAAGCGATCCCTATGAGAATCGCCCCCTGACAGTCCTCGTGGTTGCCCACGATGCGGTCAACAAAGCCATCCTCAGTGGCCTGATGGGCTGGGGCCCGGAAAAGTTCTGGGTGTTTAAGCAGGGCAACGGCGCAGTCACGGTGATCGACTATCCCCGCGGCCCGGAAAACCGCCCCATGCTGCAATCGCTCAACATTACCACCCACTTGGGCAGCGGCGTGCTAGACAAGACGGCCGCTGGAGCGCTGTAG
- a CDS encoding CPBP family intramembrane glutamic endopeptidase codes for MTLKRLILSVLTLFVAILVGGSLWSSFQEPQITNRLQLYQTNLLLHATAATEITGEVDGAALQKALLGESPLKTALEQYQAVRKAAEADLAKLEKRLATVDPAALGDSGPPPAASSRPIPSRTVDSQATRLTTALQQQRSLLDQLNLSIGILQAEQGDLTAAQQTWGKLAESAAAGSPAADTARTLTGLWNEPPRIVPDAEMQLQKGLEGWFRYTALDRLYSLQQRTEALNALRADEAAIAQGTLLKLALVGTVPVLGAIAGAGLLVFLVAQRLTQGKQSILALNGEVPWDVPWDWEIIWQVLIVGFFMAGQVVAPLIVGVLSPVLAAFGPRAKAVYAFTYYLLMAGSGLAVLYWSIRKWIPLPKDWFQYRGADRWPLWGLGGYLVALPLMIGVSLVNQHIWQGQGGSNPLLQIVLEEGDAVSLGLFLFTAAVAAPIFEETLFRGFLLPSLTRYVPVWGAIALSSLLFAVAHLSLSEVIPLTTLGMVLGVVYTRSRNLLAPILLHSLWNAITMIGLFVLGSGARL; via the coding sequence ATGACCCTCAAACGACTGATTCTCAGCGTGTTGACGCTGTTTGTGGCAATTTTGGTCGGCGGTTCGCTCTGGAGTAGTTTTCAAGAGCCGCAAATTACGAACCGTTTGCAGCTTTATCAGACCAACTTGCTGCTGCACGCCACGGCAGCGACCGAGATCACGGGAGAGGTAGACGGGGCGGCCTTGCAAAAGGCGCTGCTGGGAGAGTCTCCGCTGAAAACAGCGCTGGAGCAGTATCAAGCTGTCCGGAAGGCGGCAGAGGCCGATCTGGCGAAGCTGGAAAAGCGTCTGGCGACGGTTGATCCGGCGGCGCTAGGAGACTCTGGCCCGCCGCCCGCTGCGTCCTCGCGCCCGATTCCGTCGCGCACGGTCGATTCGCAAGCGACCCGCCTGACCACCGCGCTCCAGCAGCAGCGATCGCTCCTTGATCAGTTGAACTTGAGCATTGGCATTTTGCAGGCTGAGCAGGGCGATCTGACCGCTGCCCAGCAAACCTGGGGGAAACTGGCCGAGAGCGCCGCAGCAGGCAGCCCCGCAGCGGACACCGCCAGAACCTTGACGGGTCTCTGGAACGAGCCGCCCCGAATTGTGCCCGATGCTGAAATGCAGCTTCAGAAAGGGCTAGAAGGCTGGTTTCGCTATACAGCGCTGGATCGACTCTATAGCTTGCAGCAGCGCACTGAGGCGCTGAACGCGCTGCGGGCAGACGAGGCCGCGATCGCCCAGGGAACCCTCCTGAAGCTGGCGCTGGTGGGGACGGTGCCCGTGCTGGGGGCGATCGCCGGAGCGGGGCTACTGGTTTTTCTGGTGGCGCAACGGCTGACGCAGGGCAAACAGTCGATCCTGGCGCTGAATGGCGAGGTTCCCTGGGACGTACCCTGGGATTGGGAAATCATCTGGCAAGTGCTGATTGTCGGCTTTTTTATGGCAGGGCAGGTGGTTGCGCCGCTGATTGTCGGCGTGCTGAGTCCAGTCCTGGCTGCTTTTGGGCCACGGGCAAAGGCGGTCTATGCCTTCACCTATTACCTGCTGATGGCGGGGTCGGGGCTGGCGGTGCTGTACTGGTCGATCCGCAAGTGGATTCCCCTGCCCAAGGACTGGTTTCAATATCGCGGAGCCGATCGCTGGCCCCTGTGGGGGTTGGGCGGCTATCTGGTGGCGCTGCCGCTGATGATTGGCGTGTCGCTGGTGAACCAGCACATCTGGCAGGGGCAGGGCGGCAGCAATCCGCTTTTGCAAATTGTCCTGGAAGAGGGCGATGCGGTGTCGCTGGGGCTATTTTTGTTTACCGCTGCGGTCGCTGCGCCCATTTTTGAGGAGACGCTGTTTCGCGGGTTTCTGCTGCCGTCGCTGACGCGCTACGTGCCTGTGTGGGGGGCGATCGCCCTCAGCAGTCTGCTGTTTGCCGTGGCCCACCTCAGCCTGTCGGAAGTGATTCCGCTGACGACACTGGGAATGGTGCTGGGCGTGGTCTACACGCGATCGCGCAACCTGCTAGCTCCCATTCTGCTGCACAGCCTGTGGAACGCCATTACCATGATTGGGCTATTCGTGCTAGGGAGCGGAGCGCGGCTATAA